ATTTTATTAATCCGGAATAATTGTCAAAGAGCATCAATCGGCGCAAACGCCGATGGCATTTTTTTTACGTCCCATTGCAGCCCGACCAGTCTCGAGATGAGCGGGTTGCGTTTACCTTTGCGAGCAGGCGGCTTAGGGCAAAGTATTTTCGtgagacaaaataaagacatggtAGCAGGCACACAGATGCTTTAAGGATCGTGGGTTGTAGTGAAACCCGAGTCCTGTGGCACATCGCTCAAACACGAAACACTCGCACGGGTCTCGTTACGGCGATAGGAAGCTGCGGGCAAGCGACAACCCGATATGAGCAGTCTGGACAGAGACCTGGCGAGTCCTCCACGTTCAAGAAGCCCATCAAGGTTTacaaattaaaactaatttaaacTACATTATACTGAATATGTAAGAATGTGGCATGTCTAAACACTTATTAATCAACACAATCCATTGAAATAGCGTTATAACGAtacattgtacatacattagttTTTGATGCTACTGCGCAATATGTTAAGTCAAATTTTATGCTGCAACCGCCgtatcacaaagcagctttatagaCGTCCGGGTGTGTATAGATAAAATACTTCACGCTTTTGCATAGCACATACAAAGCCAAAGAAAAACGAGTTTATGTACAATATTCAATTTATTACATCAAACATGATACACTGATGATTGTAATCAAAACCAAACGCGCatctgtgcaggtttccaaACGCAACacaatgtattaatttaaaaaatcagaacTTCACATTGCATGTACACTACACAACATGCGCATCATCTCCTATGAGtttccacaaataaatacttTGGATAAACAAATGTGACTTGAAAGACAACAGCAGTCCGGGTGGTTAAGTTGGACGGTTGCGATTTTGGCGCAGAGGTGAGAACATACTTTACAGTAGCCTACGTTCAAACAGTTGGCTAAGGACACATTTAGAGCCCCTGGACTTCTGTGCCGTtatacaccagtataacggaAACATTCAGTTCATGAGCTGAAGAATACAAACAGGTGGCCCATTCCTCCTTCGCTTGTGCGTAACCGGTCCATTTTCAAACTCCTGTTGGTTGACTGCGCTAATATGCGCCCACAATAACCGCTTCCACCTCCTTGGATGGTCTTCGGTCCGTCACCAAAAAGTTAATCATCCCCTCTGATTTGATGAGGAGATTGCAACCGAGAAAGAATATCCCGAAGACCACCGTAAGCGAGAGAACGCACATGACAGCTATCTGAACTACTCTCATGATGAAGAGACTTCTCTCGTCCGGTGCGGCGGCTGGAAATCCGTCATCCGTTACAACCGACGAGAAGTTGCAGCATGATAAGATTTCTTCAGTCCGGTTGTAAAAGATTCCGTTGTCCGTTTGATTAAATGTagtattcatttttgtttcgaGTTGCAAATCAACAACAAAGACGCGGAAAATACGTCCTCACTTAAAAACCTCTTCACTGCCGTCGTATTCCAAACCACAAGtttgaaatcagtttttaaaaagcgTAAGACCGTGTAACAAATGTTCCAATATCAGGCGCGGAGCTCCATGGACGGTTCTTTTACGCAGAGCATCCCTTGATGGACTGAGGACGACGGACATAACAAGCCGCGCGTCTGGTGAACAGTTGCAGTGGGATATGACACCTGGTGGGAAAAACCATTGGTGGAGCGCACGGGAGACCCCCGCCGTGCCCACGCCTGCCGTGACACGGGCCACACAGCGCCACCACTCTGCCATTTCTGATCCTGctctaaataagaaaaaagtaaaCTATATAAGCAAATAAGATTTTCCttttacagaaaatatttattttggaatatTAAGTAATACAACAGGCTATTTTTATCCTAGATAAGAGAAATGTACCGAGTTCAAAGTCTTGGGTTTGACTTCCTCACAGCATTGTATAACTATGCCTATattatagctagctaacgattattttattttaaatattattattattgtgtttattatttatttattatttgttattatttatttatttaaattgttttatttgtaattattatttaatttattattttttttaattatttgtagctttcttttttcatttttctctttctatcacGTAATATAGAAATGTTTCAGATGCGGGTTGTGCAGATAATCATAATTCTGTTGTCCATCAGTAGGTGGCGTCTCCATAGCTGTTCGAAAACGTAAATGAAATCGGCGAGGCAGCAGATGGCAATGTTGGGCCATCTTTTAGTATTCCTTTGGCAGAAGGATACCCCTGAGCTGCAAAGATTACCTGACCAAAGTTTCTCTATAGAGTATACTAGGTGTAGTGCTGTACCCTTTGTTAAATTTTAAAAGTCTAATTTTTAGAAAGGATAAAGATTATAAAATAACAGAGAAGGATTTTACCCTAATTTTACTCTTTAACCATTGATCTCTAAATCACAAAGCATGCAACCTGTATACGACCACTTACTTCGATGACGTGGTcctacaacaccaccaccaccacattaCTGTTAGACATATATAAACATCGCCTAAGAATGAAATAAACTGCAGTGCCTTTTATTTTAGGCCCGCGTCTTTACACCTTTTAAAGTCTAAAGCATTTTTCATTAGAAAAGCTGATAAATATGTTTGAGGTGGGATAAAACAAATTATCACATCTTTTGCGCACTTGCGCGTTGGCGTCATGCTGGACACGCCTTTTCTAGCTGACGTCATGATGGATACGCCTTTCCTCCAATCAGAGAAGACAGGTAGTGGAGCGAGCCAGTTTGTAAGCGTTTTACTCAACCTTCTCGTTAGGTTAGCGGACTCTTTTCTGCCAGGCGGGTCCGATGCCTGGGCGATTCCTGCGCCTTCTTGTCCGCATTGCCAACCTCGGAGCAACGACGTTGCAGCCGCTGCGATTTCTTATCGTGCGGACAATGTCCGCTTTTGAAGAATAACGCACGCAGCGCGTCCGAGGAACCCGCGCGCCGAGCAGCGCGCGTCTCCGGGCATGATGGAGCTGGTGCACTGCATCAGCGAGCGTGTGTGATGTAGAGGCGCCGCGTTGCTCCTGCAGgtcaccctctcacacacacgcagctgtGCTATGGCAGGACATCACAGCAGAGGGCCACCAGCTGGTGATGAGACGCAGTGAAGCGGATGCAACACGTTGCTGCGCGTCGCTCAGGTGCTCCAGGTGTCGTTCGGCTGGACACTAGGTTTATTCAGTAAGTGTGGCATGTTCCCTCGTCATTTTGCTTGCTTGCTAATGTTAATGATGAGTTGTCCGCGTAATGGCCTGCAGCCGAGCATGTTTGTACATGAAGGGTTTATTGTGTAGTGAGTCGGATAAGTGTCTGGTAAAGAGGATGAACTCATCTACATGTGAAATAGTGTATGTGGGTTCCACGTACGTTGGTTCTTGAATGATATCCAGAGTAAGAACCTGCAGTTCGGATATTTTAAAGCTACTGTAGTTTATTCACGCTTTGCTTTAATGTTGGGATCAACCCCACCTGTGCAAAGGTGGACAAGATAATGATACAGCATTCACCTACCAACAAGTTCTCTGCCAAGTTCCTTTGACTAATGAGTTATATAAAGTATGCTATTGCTAAAGGATCCAGTGCAGCAGGTCTGGGGTTTTAACCTTGCTGTAGATCTCAAGTTCAGTATGTTGTCCAAGATGTAACTTGTATTTCGCAAACGTTTTTGGATTATTTATTGTCAAGCAGAGAACAGTCAGAGATGCTGTCCTTATTATGCATGTTCTCCTCCTTAACTAGGTTACTGTGTCCCTTTACAGTGAGCTCATCaaacctgtgttttgtttcctgaaGTAATATCCCTATGAAAATGAGAGAGGATGAAGACTAAACAAGGCTGTTATGATATCTAACCCAGGTACATTTGTTTACCTAAGATGGCAACTGTAGAGGCTGCATATCTGCATATGGTAACTGTGCATATAACATGCTGTCAGAGAGAAATTCTGTGCTCAAACACCCACCACTAACAATGCTCTGCTTTTGAGTCTAAATGAACTCTTCCTTCCACCTGAGCAATGTTGTTTATTGTTGCATATTAACCCCAGAACATGAGAAGTATGTTATCAAGCGGTAGGTTGTGGTAGGTCAAAAGTCTCAGGCAGCACTACAAAGTTTAGTTTTAACTGTTTAAGCAGAGCTGACTCTCATCTGGAATTCTGAAACCTAACTATTAAAATCAAACCTGTTTTGAAGCAGGGaaatattctttctctctccagcccTTGATTGAGACCTGggtaatacattttaatatttttgtatccTTTTAGTTGACCGTCTTCCTAATATAGAAAGACAGTTTGTGAAATTCTTAATTGCTAAACTCAATTGTGTGTCACAGTGCATTAGTAAAGGAGCAGGCCATTGTGACTTTGTGCTCCTTGCAAATTAAGGTCGTGTTGACCCTCCACCAGCCAATCCCTGTTGTCCTGGCCCCCAGTGCTCGTTGAAGTGCCGTGATAATTAAGATACAGTCAGTACAGTTCTCGGGTTTTAGGTTACAGGAAGTTAATGATAATGGCTTGGGGTGTCAAAAATAAGGAAACAATACACCAACAGCGTAATTAAATCTTTCTGATTTAAGATTGGGAGGCTGACATTTATAGACTAGTTACTAGCTTATTGCATGAGGTTCAAGATAATTACAGGTGGAATCAAATCAAAGGCGTGATGTTTGTGAATATGATGTAGGAAAAGTAAGCGGTGTGTTGGTCTCTTTGCTCTACTGAGGCCCAACGTTCATGTTTTGCTTCCAAACCTGCTTTTACAAGCCGACTAACACTAATTAAGATCCCCTCTTTCTTAAGGTGGAGAGCTCATTAGTGGCAGGATGTAGAGGCTTGGCATACCCACATGCTGGTGCCCCCTTAAACTGTCCGTGTTCACCGTGGCCCACAGGGGTTGCTGCAGGACCAGTGCTGCAGGACCTTTGTACCGCCCCCCCACTCATGAAGTGCATGGTAATTAGCCTAGCTAATGACGTGAGGCCCACATGCTAAAACCGTCAAACTGCGATGCTCCGCTGCCCACTAGGACTGTTGTCTGACACACTTGCTACTCATAATGTAGTAGACTGTATGGTGTGCAGATAAAAACAACCCTAAGCTTTACAGCGTGTCCGCAGATTCAAGGCTACCAATGACAAATTTATAAGTCAAGAATACTCTCGGTAAGACCTTAAACAGAGTGCGGCATTAGAAAAAAACAGGGACCAGAAATGCCACACATTGCGCTGTCAAATGAATAGTTACTGTTTTCTGTGTTAGTCTAGTACTTCGGGGGTTAATGGTTTTATAGGGATGCTCACAGGAAGCTCAGCGCTCGTGTCTGTACGATGATTGAACAGACATTCTGCGTTTATTGACTTATCACAGAAAATGACTAAGGCAGTCATTCATGTTGGAGCCCTCTTAAAAAGCCTGTTAAGTCTCCATGGTTATTGTGCTTGGTGAGTGTGGTGCAAACCCGTGCTGTAGTGCTTGCGCaggcccggcccggcccgatCTGGCTGGTGCAGAGAGCTGCTGTAATGACCCTGCCTTTCCAGCAGACATGAGCCAACACGCGCTCAGCCTATGGCGTCGTGGTGCTTCACCCATACATAGCAGTGCGCCGCCAAGCAGAAGGCCAGAGAACCGACCAAGATCAGACTTGTAGTCTCTATCTGTGTGAGTGAGGAGGGAGATAAATTGTTTGAGGtgcgttaagttgttcagttggTGCgcttatgtttttttaaatacgtGACAAAGTTTTCAGATTGCCACAGGAGGTCTGCTGCAATTAGAAGGCAATTCTTCAAATAACCGCGCTTGTCTGTTTTTAGTTAGAAAGAGAGACTACGGAAGGTGATAAAATTTGCAGAGTTATATGTAAAGGAAGCGAGAAATAAGGAAATAATCAAAGGTGTTATCTAATCTTAGGTTAGAAGATTAGATTTCCCTCCGGGGCACCCAGGGGTTGCTGCTTAAATATGCCCAGTGTTACAGACTCTGCCATGTTCTCAGCCTTCTCTGTTCTCCTGTAGCTGCCTCTTTTTACTGATACAGAGTGAAAAGATTTTTGTCTGTGATCAGGTAGTACAGTGCTTCCACTTTAGAATAAATTCTTGACCAGGCAGATGAGTGATGCCCAGAGACCTTGAGTCGGTTGGAGGAAGTTGGTGAGCATGAAATCAGGATGTGTGTGGCTTGCACTGTCTCTGAATACTTGTTGCTCTAAAATCTTGCACATCGTGTCTTGTAACTCACTCACTAATATATAGCAGGCTTCAAATTCTCCTTAAGGGGTCACTATTAGCACCGGTGCTTCGCATCAGTGACACTGTGTGTCCTTGTTGTGAAATGTGTACTTCTAAAATAAGATGTATTTTGTGACAATACATTTCTTCTGAGGATAAAATGACCACTTTCTGAACCAGTGTCTTGTACGCATGCTTCTATACGATGCTtgtttgggccctgaatcattTCTTGCAGTATAACATAACATTTCTCCATTCACAGGGGTGAAATGAAACACTTACACTGTGTCACCCCTAAGCTTtcttattctttattattcattgtaGCATTTCAGTATTACACTCTGTCACCAGCGTAACACCTCGCCCTTCCACTCTGTCACCAGCGTAACACCTCGCCCTTCCACTCTGTCACCAGCGTAACACTTCACCATTTTGCTGCATGAAGGCTCACACCTCGTCATGTTTCTGTGCTTCCACCCCTGTTCGCTCAGTGGGATGACGGCTCCCTGTGCACCCTTCCTCCTGTCCCGTGTCCTGCCtggcctctcctcctcctcctcctcctcctcctcctcctcctccaccctgcctgGCTCCAAGCTCGCCCCGAGCTCCTGACGCACCACGCCGCCCCTCCTCCGAGGCCCATGCGGCGCTTCGTCTACTGCAAGGTGGTGCTCACCACCTCGCTCGTCTGGGTCCTGCTGGACGTCTTTCTGCTGCTCTACTTCAGCGAGTGCAACAAATGTGACGACAGGAAAGATGGCTCGCTCCTGCCTGCTCTCAGAGGTGAGGGCCTCCCTGTTCCCCACCACGCTCCTCCTGAAAGACTTTCCaggttattttgtgtgtgtggctagcaGATCAAATCTGGGCTGTTTGTCTGTAAAGCCAAATAAAAGTAAACGCTTGAGGAGTAAATCATGAGTGGAAATCCAGACAGAATCGGCCAGGAAATAGATTGGTGATTAGAACAGTTAGACTAGTGTTGATGGGGATATTTTTGTCTCAACAAATATTTGTGGTTTGGCTGTAGAGGACAGTAAGTAGATGCTGTTTCTGCCTCCATGGTTTTCTCCTTTACCCTGAGAAAAAGCACCTATTGAAATCAAAATGAGAGTTAGGGATGCAAGTTATGAGCAGCACAGTGTTGTACAAAACAGAAGCAATCAGCCTGCCTCACTGCCTAAGGAGAGCTGTgctataatactataataatgtataacatggacacacacgcacactcaaagCCCACGTCAGACTGGGTAGTATCTCATCTAACTTCATTTCTGAGGAGGTATCTACGTTCAGTCTTGTTTTACACACTCTTCTCCCAAACCTTCATCTCACAGGTTCACAAAGTGAATCCTGTATCAACTAAAGGAGGACGATATTAGAGTGTGGAATAGCACGTGTGAAATAGTATTGAACAGGACGTGCGAAATGGACTCCACGCGGCCGTGGCCTTCTGAACCACGGAGCTTCAGCCGGTGTCCTGCCGAGACCCGCTCGCAGTCCATGTCGGGAAGACGTTTACAAATCGTGCGATCTGCTTTGGCTTCGGATCGCGTTCGAGTTTCATCTTCTCTGGCTCACTGTAAAATCTTAGGTTCCCTGGCGACATGACTTTGTGCGTTTACTAATGTATGTTGTTGAGATAAATGACTGTCTGTCTTCCAGGTGCCACTTCCTTGGGAATGTAATACACAGCATCACTGATttgtaacatttcttttttgcatttacTTAGATCCCCACCCATCATTGTTCTGCAGCTAAGGGGATGAGTGTTTCTCTGCTCATCAGGTGCAGGACTGTGCAACATCCATCATGTTCTCTTTGCTGGTTAATTCGATGCAAGTCAGGTTTCCACTGATCGCCTGTACCAAGGCTATAAGGAAGGGACGCttgtgctgtgctgcttcaGTATTTGAGAAGATCAGGAAAGCCGTTAGGGGGTTGAACAGTGAGGGCAAGAAAGGCAGGGCTTAGTGTTGCCACAGTCTGTTAGCCATTCGCATGCCTGGTTTGTCACGGGATTGGGCCAGGTGATCGGTTCGGTGCTAATTGGTCATGATTTCAGTTACCTGTGCCGATGAATAAAGATAGAACAGTGGTGCTAAAGAAAATCTTGATGTCCTGTTTTCAGTTTTGTAAGTGGTACTTTTAGTTATAATTTGACCTGTAACGGCCTGTGACATATATGCTGAGCTGTAAACTCACGCGGGTGAAAACGGGCAGTGGTTTCGGAGCAGCGACGCGGATCGCGTCCCAGTCATGGCTGTAACTTCCTCGATGGACTCTTCATGTGGTCTGTGATCTATGGAGATCCTTACTTGTCTATTCATACTGATCTTCATACTATAAAAACTATTGAATTAGACAGCTTGTGTCCCCATTGGAACCCAGCTTGGAAAATAATTGACTGTGTGTATCCAATAGTCTGTTCAGGATCCTTCTGgattaataaattaattgattGTGCAGTATATGCATGTAAATGATGACTTCATGTTGCCTGACAAGTGAgtcatatttcattttctttcactggGTTCCAGTGGGCCATCTGTACACATCATGTTTGATAAGCTTGTTCATCATTTGAGACAAATATTTCTGACCTGGGTTTTGAACTGGAACTGTCCTGCACAGTTCCATTACTCATTTCTTTAATACATGCGACAAAGGTAATGTGCCATAAAGTGTTGTAAAACGCCGTAAATGTGTTGTAAAGCCCTGTACGTTTTTAACGCTTCCAGCCCCCTCCAGGTTATAAACCAGTTGCCCCGTTCATGAGTAAGTTTAGTCTACCGACATTTAGCACATGCTGGGTTGTTCCTGGTGTtcacaaccatttcactgcgagttatactgtatgtgacaaataaacaaaacttgaaatttgaaacttgaaacacaaCACTGCTTGCTAAAATCTTGGGCATTGTGAGGTTTGTTGAGATATAGCATGTGCCCAAGTGATGCAGGACTATCATATCTAATGGCTGAGGGCCAGATTCAGGGTTTGTCTCTGAGTCATTTTTGCAGATGCACCACCACAAATTCATTTCAAGCTTTAAGCTTGAGGGGAAAAGCAAATCCACTAACTCCCTTCTTCTGTtagctgttccttgtttgtattttcacAATTCTCCTTCATGCGCATGATGGCACGCTCACGTTTTAAAATACAGTCTTTCTCTCCCAGTGTTTCATAAAAAAGGTGTTCCGGTAGAATTACACATTTCCCAGTCTGCATGCTTTGGTCTCCTTTTCCCCATGACTCTCATTCATGAGGTTAGACATCGACTGCACGTGTGGCATTTAAAACAATGTGCTTTTGCTGCCCTGCTTTTCTGCTTCTGCCATCTCCTGTGTCGCACAGCAGCGCCCAGAGGAGCTGAACGGGAAGATTATTAACACGCAGGAAGAATGCTGTCAGAATTATTCCGAAAGCATGAACCGGGACTCTCGCTCTCTGTTCTCAAATGCCCGCTATTTTTGGATGAGACCACTCCACGTGCCCAGACGGCAGCGCGTGGAAGGACACTGGATAGCGGCGTCTCAAACTGCACAGGCGCTGGGTCTCAAACAGAAGTGATTTGACACTCAGCGTGCACTAAGGACTAAAGGGCGCAAGGCAGTGAAGCGCACACTGTGTAAACGtttttagtctgtgtgtgtgtgtgtgtgtaggtgatatGTTTCTCcctaaaaatactttttttttttcttttttttttacctcgtAATGTTTCTGCCTTTATTTATGTAGTATATTGGTGTatctttgaaacattttttttcatagaTATGAGCTCTCTGTTACATTGCATATGTAATCTTACATACTGATTACACATGCTACCAGACTTTTGCTTGGTTTCTATCCAGTGCAGTTCAAGTGAGAGTCTGTGCAGTGGATTGTGGCGTGATCCCAGCTAACCGCCCCGTAGACCGGCAGGTTCAACCCAGCCTCTTAACAGATAAAGCCATCAAATCAGCCAAGCCCTCAGAACCTACTGCTCATCTCCTCGGGCTTCTGGCCAAATCCTCTTAGCTGGCTGGGAGCAGACAGACATGGTAGTCCCTGCAAAGGTTACTAAAGAGCAGTGGAGATAAG
This region of Electrophorus electricus isolate fEleEle1 chromosome 2, fEleEle1.pri, whole genome shotgun sequence genomic DNA includes:
- the rprma gene encoding protein reprimo A; amino-acid sequence: MNTTFNQTDNGIFYNRTEEILSCCNFSSVVTDDGFPAAAPDERSLFIMRVVQIAVMCVLSLTVVFGIFFLGCNLLIKSEGMINFLVTDRRPSKEVEAVIVGAY